The nucleotide sequence GCGCTGCTGACCCGGCTCGGCGCGGGCACCGACATCCCGCTCGGCAGCCCCATCTCCGGGCGCACCGACCAGCGGCTCGAAGACCTGGTGGGCTTCTTCCTCAACACACTGGTGCTGCGCACCGACACCTCCGGCGACCCGACCTTCCGTGAACTGCTCGGCCGGGTGCGGGAGTTCGATCTGGCCGCTTTCGACAACCAGGACGTGCCCTTCGAGCGTCTCGTCGAGGTGCTGAACCCGGCCAGGTCGCTCGCACGCCACCCGCTGTTCCAGGTGATGGTCGTCTATCTGGCCGCGGGCGGCGACGACGCGGGTCTGCCGGGACCGGACTCGCGCCGGATGGAGGTCGGCCAGACCACGGCCAAGTTCGACCTGTCCTTCGACTTCGTGGAACAGGCCGAAGGAGGCGGCGTGGACGGGGTGCTGGAGTACAGCACCGACCTCTTCGACCCGGCAACCGCCCGGACGTTCGCCGAGCGGCTGCTGCGGATCCTGCGCGCGGTCGCGGCCGACCCCGAGACCCGCTTCACCCGCGTCGACATCCTCGGCGACGCCGAGCGCGCGCTGCTGGTGGCGGGTCCGCAGGACCGTCCGGCGCCGGCCCCGGCGACCACCGTGCCCGCCCTGTTCGAGCAGCAGGTCCGCACGTCACCCGAGGCCCCGGCGGTCGCGTCCGACGGGCTGGAACTCAGCTACGCCGACCTCAACGCCGAGGCCAACCGGCTCGCCCGGCTGCTCGTCGGACACGGCGCGGGACCCGAGCGGATCGTCGCCCTGGCGCTGCCCCGTACCGCCAGGACACTGCTGGCCGTCCTGGCCGCGCAGAAGACGGGCGCCGCCTATCTGCCGCTCGACCCGGACACCCCGCCCGCCCGCACCGCCGAGATCCTGGCGGAGGCCCGGCCGGTCGCCGTGCTCACCACCCGGGAACTCGCCGGCGCCCTTCCCGACACACCGCCCGGCGCCGCCGATGTGCCCCTGCTGCTGACGGACGACCCGGACACCGTCGCCCGGCTCGCCGCGCAGGACGGCACCGACCTCACCGACGCCGACCGCACGGCCGCGCTCGAACCGCGCCACCCGGCCTATGTGATCTACACGTCCGGCTCCACGGGACGGCCCAAGGGCGTCGTCGTCACGCACGAGACCGTCGGCAACCTCTTCCACAGCCACCGCGCGACCCTGTACGAACCGGCGGTGGCCGCCACCGGACGGCGCCATCTGCGGGCCGGGCACGCCTGGTCCTTCTCCTTCGACGCCTCCTGGCAGCCCCAGTTGTGGCTGCTGGACGGACACTGCGTCCATGTGGTGTCCGAGGAGACCCGCCGCGACCCCGAACTGCTGGCCGCCGCCGTGGTCGAGCACGGCTTCGACTTCCTCGAAGTGACACCGTCGTTCTTCGCCCAGATGGCGGAGACCGGGCTCGTCCAGGGCGACAGCTGCCCGCTCGCCGTGGTCGGCGTCGGCGGGGAAGCCGTACCGCAGGCACTGTGGGACCGGCTCGGCGGGCTGCGCGGCACGGAGGCGTACAACCTGTACGGGCCGACGGAGTCGACCGTCGACGCGCTCGTCGCACGGGTACGCGACAGCGAACGGCCCCTCGTCGGACGGCCGGTGGCCGGCACCCGCGCCTACGTACTCGACGACGCCCTGCTCCCCGTACCGCCCGGCGTGACCGGCGAGCTGTATCTGGCGGGCGGCGGCCTGGCGCGCGGCTATCTCGGCAGGCCCGCGCTGACGGCCGAGCGATTCGTCGCCGACCCGTTCGGCCCGCCGGGATCCCGGCTCTACCGGACCGGCGACCTGGCACGCTGGACGGCCGACGGGCGCATCGACTACCTCGGCAGGGCCGACGACCAGGTGAAGATCCGCGGCTTCCGCATCGAGCCGGCCGAGATCGAGGCCGTACTCGCCGACAGGCCCGACACCGGGCAGGTCGTGGTGACGGCCCGTCAGGACGGCCCGCGGACCCAGCTGGTGGCGTACGTCGTCCCCGCGGCCGGACACGCGCCGGACCCGGCCGAGCTGCGCGGCCACGTCGCGGGGCTCCTCCCCGACTACATGGTCCCGGCGGCCGTCGTCCTGCTGGACCGGCTCCCGTCGCTCGCCAACGGCAAACTCGACCGGAAGGCCCTGCCCGCCCCCGACTTCACCGCTGTCTCCACGGGCCGGGCACCACGCACCGCCCTGGAGAAGGGACTGAGCGAGGTCTTCGCCGACGTGCTCGGCCTGCCGCAGATCGGGGTCGACGACGACTTCTTCACCCTCGGCGGCGACAGCATCGTCGCCATGCAACTCGTCAGCAGGGCGCGGGCGGCGGGCATCCGGATCACGCCGAGGCTGGTCTTCCGGCACCGTACGGTGGCCGCGCTCGCCGCCGTCGCCGGCACACCCGCCGACGTGACCGGCGCGCCCCGCACACCGGACGACGGCACCGGCCGCATCCCGCTGACCCCGGTCATGCACTGGCTGCGCGAACTCGGCGGCCCCTTCCAGGGCTACCACCAGGCCGCGCTGGTGCAGACCCCGGCCGCACTCGACCGGCCGAAGCTCGCCGCCGTGCTGCGGGCACTGGCCGACCGGCACGACCTGCTCCGGGCCCGGCTCGTCCGTACCGGGAGCGAGTGGACCCTCGACGTCCCCGCGGTGGGGACGGTCGACACCGACACCTGGATCGCACGCGCCGATGTGAGAGGACTCGACGCCGCCGCGCTGCGTGAGGCCGTCGCCGAACGGGCGAAGGCCACCCGCTCGGAGCTGGACCCCGAGGCGGGCGACGTCGTCAAGGCCGTCTGGTTCGACGCGGGCGACCGGCCGGGACGGCTGCTGCTGATGGCGCACCACCTGGTCGTGGACGGTGTCTCCTGGCGCGTCCTGCTGCCCGACCTGGCCGCCGCCTGGCAGGACGTCGCAGCCGGCCGCACACCTGAACTGGCCCCGGTCGAGACCTCGTTCGCCCGATGGTCACGGCTGCTCGCCGCACAGGCCCTGGAACCGGTGCGGGAAGCCGAACTGCCCCTGTGGACCGGCGTGCTGGACGGTGTCGAACCGCTTCCGCTGGTCCGGCCGCTCGACCCGGAGATGGACACCGCTGCCACCGTGAGGGAGTTGGCGCTGCGGCTGGACGCGGACCGGACAGGACCGCTGCTGTCGGCCGTCCCCGCCGCGCTCGGCGCCGACGTCAACGACGTGCTGCTGACCGGACTCGGCCTGGCGGTCGCCGACTGGCGCACCCGGCACGGCGACACCGCGCCCAGCGCGGTTCTCGTCGACGTCGAGAGCCACGGCCGCGCCCAGGACGTGGCCGACGACGCCGATCTGTCACGTACCGTCGGCTGGTTCACCAGCGTCTTCCCGGTACGCCTCGACCCCGGCGCCGTCGATCTCACCGACGCGCTGTCCGGCGGCCCTTCGGCCGGACACGCCCTGGAGAACGTCAAGTCGCATCTCGCCTCGCTGCCGTCCGGCGGCCTCGGCTACGGTCTGCTGCGGTATCTCAACCCCCGGACGGCGCCGGTGCTCGCCGTCGCCGACAGCCCGCAGATCGAGTTCAACTACCTGGGCCGCTTCGGGATCCCGGAGGCCACCGACTGGTCCTACGCACCCGAGGAGGACGACGCCGACATCGGCCCCGAGCCGGCGATGCGCGAAGGACACGCCCTGAGCATCAACGTCGTCACCGAGGACAGGGCCGACGGCCCCGTGCTCGCCGCCCACTGGTCGTGGCCGGACGGCGTGCTGTCCGAGGAAGCCGTACGGGACCTGGCCGAGACGTGGTTCACGGCGCTGCGCGCGCTCGTCGACCACGCCCAGGCGTAGCGACCACCCGTATCCACCACAGACACCCGCCACAGACACCCGCACACACACGCACGTACAGAGGAGAAACCGCGATGAGCAACCCGTTCGAGAACCCCGACGGCGTCTACTCGGTGCTGGTCAACGACGAGGGCCAGCACAGCCTCTGGCCCGACTTCGCCGAAGTACCGGCCGGCTGGCGCGTCGCCCACGGCCCCGGCACCCGGCAGTCGTGCCTGGACCACATCGAGGCCAACTGGACGGACATGCGCCCCAACAGCCTCGTCCGGTCGATGGAGGGCTGAGGCCCGCGCGGCCGGTAGGACACAGCGAAGGAGCCGGGCAGCGAGTCAACTCGCCGCCCGGCTCCTTCGTGTCAACGGTGCTGCACGCACCGCCCGTTCAGGAGGCGGGCTGCGCCACCTTGGTCGCGGGCTTGCCGTCGACAGCGGCGGAGAGCTGCGGGACCAGCCGGTCGAGCACGTACGGCAGGCTCAGCACGGTCGACATCGACAGCGCGTTGCCGTAGTCGCCTGTCTCCTTGACGAAGACCTCACGGCCCTGCTTGACCACGTTCAGATCGCCGTACGACGGGTCGTCGTGCAGCTTCGCCGGGTCCTTCGTGGTGTCGCCCACGATCCAGACGATGGCGTCCTGGTCGAGCAGGTCGGTGCGTTCCTTGCTGATGTTGGCGCCGAACTGGTCGCCGATCGCCTTGTCCAGACCGGTCGGAAGCGCGAAGCCGAGGCCGCTCAGGATCCGCGAACGCGCGTCCTGGCTGCCGTAGACGAACATGCCCTCGTACGGCGTCGCCATCAGGGCGGTCGCGCCCTTGAACGCGGGGTTGGCCTTCTCGGCCGCCGCGAAGTCGGCGTTGACCCCGTCCACGAGCTTGGCCGCCTCCGCGCTCTTGCCGAGCGCCTTGCCGACGGTCTTGGTCACCTCCTGCCACGGAACGCCGTAGTCGTTGTACGCCTTGGGCTGGGCGACGACCGGGGCGAACTTGGACAGCGTCGTGTACTGCTCCTTGGTGAGCCCCGAGTACAGCGCGATGATCAGGTCCGGCTTGAGCGCCGCCACCTTCTCGATCTGCGGCCCGGTGCCGGTGTCCTTCAGCACGGTGGGCACGGGTGCGCCGCCCAGCTTGTCGCCGGCCCAGGGGCCTATCGCGCCCTTGTAGGCACCGAGCCACTCGGTGGTGCCGACCGGCACCTTGCCGAGCGCGAGCACGGCGTCCTGGTCGGTGAGCCCGACCGTCACGATGCGCTGGGGCTCCGACTTGATCGTCGTGCTGCCGTACTTGTGCGCGATCGTGACGGGATAGGCGGAGTCGGCGGGGGCGCTCGCGGCGGAGCCGGCCGGTTCGTCGTCCCCGGAGTCACCCCCGCAGCCGGCGACGGTGCCGAAGAGCAGGAGTACGGAGGCGAGCGCTGCGGCGAGCCTGGGGCCTCTGAGGGAGCGGGCCATCGGGGGTTCCTTCGGTTCGGTGGGTGAGTGCGACGGGTGTCGGTTCGGTGTGTTGCTTCGGTCTGTGTGTCCGTGTGCGGTGTGTCCGGTGGGTGTCAGAGGCCGTGGCCCTTGCCCCCACGGGTGTCCGACCACGCCTCCCACAGGGCGGCGTAGCGTCCCCCGGCTGACCGGAGTTCGTCGTGCGTGCCCGACTCGACGACGCGTCCCGCGTCCATGACGACGATGCGGTCGGCGCTCGCCGCTTGGGTGAGCCGGTGGGCGACGACGAGCGCGGTACGGCCGTCCACCGCGCGGTCGGCGGCTTTCTCCAGCACCCGGGCGCCGGCGCTGCCCGCCTCCGCCGTCGCCTCGTCCAGCACAGCGACCGGCGGGTCGGCGAGGATCAGCCGGGCGAGCGCGAGTTGTTGGGTCTGGGCGCTGCTGAGCCGGTGCCCGCCGTCACCGACCACCGTGGCCAGGGCATCGGGCAGGGCGTCCGCCCAGCCGAGCGCGTCGACCTGGGCCAGCGCGTCACGCAGCTCCGGCTCGCTCGCGCCCGGCCTGGCCAGCAGCAGATCGTCGGCGAGCGTCCCGGCGAAGACATGGACCTCCTGCGTGATCAGCGCGACCGACCGGCCGGTGGCGGCGGGGCCGAGTTCGGTCAGGTCGACGCCGCCGAGCCGTACGGTCCCGGAGGCCGGCGCGTGGATACCGGCGACGAGCTTGGCCAGCGTGGTCTTGCCCGCGCCGCTCGCCCCGACCAGGGCGACCCGCTCGCCGGGACGCAGGTCGAGGTGGACGTCCGAGAGCACCTGGTGTCCCGGCCGGTAGGCGTGGCCGACGCCGGACACCGTCACCGACGCGTCGCGCGGCACCGGAGGGCGCTCCGGCTGCGGGGGCAGCGGCAGTCCGGCGACCCCGACCAGCCGGGCCAGGCCCGCCCCCGCCGACTGGGCGTCGTCGAGCAGCGCCAGCGCCGAGTTGACCGGGGTGAACAGACTGTGGAAGTAGAGCGCGGCGGCCGTCGCCGTGCCGATCGAGGCACTTCCGTCGCGCACCAGCAGAAACCCGGTGACCAGGACGGCCGTCAGACCGATGAACTCGGCGACATGCAGCCTGCTGTAGAAGCGCAGTACGAGCCGTACACCGCGCATGGTCAGCTCCACGGCCGACCAGGAGCGCGCCGTCACCCGCTCCGTGTGCTCCCGCTCCAGCCGGAACGCCCGGACGGTCGCGCTGCCGCCGATGGTGTCGAGCAGTTGCTGCTGCTGTGCGCCGACGGCGACGCGCTGCTCCGTGTAGATCGGTACGGCGTTACGTACGTACCAGCGCGCCGTGTACAGCTGGACGGGTACGGCGATGAGCGCGGCGAGCAGGAACCGCCAGTCGAGCAACGCGAGCGCGCCCAGCGTGAGAACGATGGCCAGCAGCGAACGGGCCAGCTCGGGCAGCGCGTTGCGCACCGCGTCGGCGATCAGTGACACATCGCCGGTGACCCGCGCCGTCAGGTCTCCGGAGCCTGCCCGCTCCACGCGTTCGAGCGGCAGTCCCAGCGCCCGCTCGACGAACCGCTCGCGCAACTGGGCCAGTACGCTCTCGCCGAGCCGGGATATCAGGGACAGCCCGAGCCCGGTGGTGAGGCCTTGGACGACGGCGACAGCCACCAGCAGGACGACCGGCAGCGTGATCATGCCGGGGGGCCGGCGGTCGGCGGCCAGATCGACGATGCGGCCGAGCAGCGGCTGGGTGAGCAGACCGACCGCGGTCGCTGCGACCATCGCCGTGAACCCGGCCAGCGCGAGTGCTCGGCGCGGCCGCAGCAGCGCGGCCACCGCTGCCCGGGTCTCGGCGCCGCTCGCGGTGGGCAGCAATTCCCGTGCCGTGTCGTTCTGCTGACCGTCCGTCATGAGAGCACCGCCGTACGGTAGCTGGGATGGCGCTCCACGAGCCGCGCGTGGGGCGCGGTGTCCACGACCCGGCCGTCCGCCACGAGCACCACCCGGTCCGTCACCGCCAGCAGCGCGGGGCTCGTGGTCACCAGGAGTGTGGTCCTGCCCCGGCGTATCTCCCGGATCCCGGCGGCCATCGCCGCCTCGGTGACCGGGTCGACCGCGGTCGCCGGGTCGTGCACCACCAGCACCGGCGGATCGGCGGCCAGGGCGCGCGCCAGCGCGACACGCTGACGCTGCCCGCCCGACAGTGAACGGCCCCGCGCGGTCACCACCGTGTCGCCCCCCTGCGGCAGCGTTCGTGCGACTTCGTCGGCGCCGGACGCCGCCATCGCCTGCCGGATGTCCGCGCCGGCGGGCGCCGCCGCCGACACATTGGCGGTGAGGCTGCCTTCGAACAGGTCCGCGTCATGCTCGGCGACCAGGATCGACATACGGACGTCGGCCGGGTCCAGTGTGGTCAGCGCGACGCCGTCCAGCTCGGCCGAGCCGTCGGCCGGATCACTGCGCCGGGCCAGCACGCGCAGCAGCGCCGCCGCGTCGGCCGGGTCGGTGGTAACCACGCCGACCAGTTCGCCTGCCGTGACGGTCAGGTCGAGGGCGCGCAGCGTGCCG is from Streptomyces sp. NBC_00370 and encodes:
- a CDS encoding iron-siderophore ABC transporter substrate-binding protein — its product is MARSLRGPRLAAALASVLLLFGTVAGCGGDSGDDEPAGSAASAPADSAYPVTIAHKYGSTTIKSEPQRIVTVGLTDQDAVLALGKVPVGTTEWLGAYKGAIGPWAGDKLGGAPVPTVLKDTGTGPQIEKVAALKPDLIIALYSGLTKEQYTTLSKFAPVVAQPKAYNDYGVPWQEVTKTVGKALGKSAEAAKLVDGVNADFAAAEKANPAFKGATALMATPYEGMFVYGSQDARSRILSGLGFALPTGLDKAIGDQFGANISKERTDLLDQDAIVWIVGDTTKDPAKLHDDPSYGDLNVVKQGREVFVKETGDYGNALSMSTVLSLPYVLDRLVPQLSAAVDGKPATKVAQPAS
- a CDS encoding ABC transporter ATP-binding protein; translation: MTDGQQNDTARELLPTASGAETRAAVAALLRPRRALALAGFTAMVAATAVGLLTQPLLGRIVDLAADRRPPGMITLPVVLLVAVAVVQGLTTGLGLSLISRLGESVLAQLRERFVERALGLPLERVERAGSGDLTARVTGDVSLIADAVRNALPELARSLLAIVLTLGALALLDWRFLLAALIAVPVQLYTARWYVRNAVPIYTEQRVAVGAQQQQLLDTIGGSATVRAFRLEREHTERVTARSWSAVELTMRGVRLVLRFYSRLHVAEFIGLTAVLVTGFLLVRDGSASIGTATAAALYFHSLFTPVNSALALLDDAQSAGAGLARLVGVAGLPLPPQPERPPVPRDASVTVSGVGHAYRPGHQVLSDVHLDLRPGERVALVGASGAGKTTLAKLVAGIHAPASGTVRLGGVDLTELGPAATGRSVALITQEVHVFAGTLADDLLLARPGASEPELRDALAQVDALGWADALPDALATVVGDGGHRLSSAQTQQLALARLILADPPVAVLDEATAEAGSAGARVLEKAADRAVDGRTALVVAHRLTQAASADRIVVMDAGRVVESGTHDELRSAGGRYAALWEAWSDTRGGKGHGL
- a CDS encoding MbtH family protein, which encodes MSNPFENPDGVYSVLVNDEGQHSLWPDFAEVPAGWRVAHGPGTRQSCLDHIEANWTDMRPNSLVRSMEG